One Anguilla rostrata isolate EN2019 chromosome 15, ASM1855537v3, whole genome shotgun sequence genomic window, tttcaaaaaagtGTACCAGGCCTGGAGCAAAGGGGAACCCACAGATCTCTCTGAAAAACTGCAGAATACCTTTCAGCAGGTGCTGAAAGATCTTGGGGTCAGCTCCCCCAAGAAATACAATGCCTTCGCTGCCTTCGGCTTTCAGCCAGTGGGGGCCGGGGTGCCCTGGATGCCATCGGGAGCTCAGATCGGCATCCCTGCCAATTTCAACAGCACCCTGGATGACTTCACTGGCATTACGAACCGGGTCATCCTCATCAATGGGAAGGAAGTGGAATGGGACAGCAACTCTGGCACTGCCCTGAAAGATGCCCTGTTGTTCTCCTCGCAAGCGCAGAAGTTTGCGGTGGCCCGGGAGGTGGCTCGGCTGGAGAACGGCGGTCCGCTGCTCAATGCCACGGTGGCTCCTGCTTGCCTGGCTGGCGTGTGTGTCTACGGCGTGGCGCTGAAGCAGATCTTTAACCTATACAGCGGGCCAGCACTGCTGCGCGGTGTGGTCAACGTGTTTGCGCTGGGCCTGGGCGCCGTCTCCTACCTGCTCACCACCGACGCCGTCAACCAGTGGCTGGACTACAGCTCAGACCGGAAAGCCGCCAGCATCTCCCAGGACTATGCCAAGGGAGGGGTGGAGTTCTACGACAAAATCATTTCCCGCAACAAAACCCTGCGTGCACTGATGGGCCAAAAAGGGGAGGAGATGTATGCACCGAGCGGCAACCTGTTCCCCACCAGCATATTCCGTATGAAACATGCCCCTTACACCTCCAGGAGGGAGGGCATTGCCAGCCTTCTGAAGGAGAAGGCTTAGGAGGTACTCTGATatactgtgtgctgtctgtcagaGAGGCAGGCCTGCATTGTTCGATTGGGCAGTTTAGGGTTTAtagttatttatgaaatgtactGCATGTAATATTTCATACTGTTCTTCTGATCTCAAAATGCTTTACATATAGAAGGGAGCTCAGGGCACCGTCCAGAGGCTGGAAAGTGTGTGTTCACCTGGCAGGAACCGTAGCTGGTGCAGTTACAGCAACTTGACCctggaaatataaatatagctGTGGCACTGTGGGTAAAATATGACCATTCTGGTCTGCCCAGCTCTGTTTTTTAAAGGTCTCTGTGGTGGAGTGAATTTCAATGCCGCGGTGATAACTTGTTCTTATTTGACAGAGTGGGGATGTGTTGTGGCTCATCAATAACACGGCTGATGTTTTGATGTTATAAGGGATAGGCTCTGTCCTCGTCCTTGAATGTGGGCTGCTTGTCTCTCTTTGTCATTGGTCCGTGAGTGTGTGGACCACACGTCCTTGTGGGGTTCTTGAGTATGTCATCTGTATGGCTGTGTGAGTTGCACACAGCAATGTAAATTAAAGCAGAACGACATTTGACAAAGCAcccaaatgaacaaaataaactagattgttttaatatttgtgttgtgtgtgggttaTCATGGAAATGTTCAAGCGTGCTAAAAAGTGTGTTTACAATATGAGGGAATGTTAGAGTGTGTTAACGTATTTGTGGCTGCAGTGCAGAGGCTATTTAGCACACAAGTATCTACAGTATTAGTATGTAGTTGTATGCAATGATACTAGAATTGCCAAAAAGTATACCAGACTCTTTTATTAAccatgtttgtttaatttgaaagtTGGGTATGTAGTTTGTCAAATAATGTCAAAGTACAGTATAaacaacatatttataaaaagaggaattgatttgtttctgttttgctaAGGAACCCCTAAGACTTTTGAATGGACTCTCATGGGTCCTTGCTTTTCAGAGAAGGAAATGCTAGCTATATTATGCTATTCACTTTGGCTGCATTTACGCCACCTGGTAACAGTGACCCAATTCCAATTTTTAGCTCACGTGGCACAGATCGGATGTGTACTGTAACGTGCAGGAAAAAGCACACAGAATCGGATATATGCAGATGTAAACGTGGTCAAAAAATAGGATATAGGCAAATCATCGAAATTGGGGTTCAAGACCTGCGTTGTGAACATAGCCTTTATGTATTTATAGTTTAAAGCTACCCAGTGGGTACCCAGGGGTAAGTTTAGACTGGTGCATCACTACTTGGTTGGGCAAAATTTCCCATTATTCTCAACTGCCTATATCAGGATATGAGCAGTCGTACTAAATTGTACCATACCCGAGTGTGACACATAACTTTCCCTTCCTTATGACGAACTATCAGTGTAAAAATGATGCAGTGTAGACTTGAAATGGAAGAAGGGCTTGCAGGTAGTTACTGGGCCTGTTTGTGTAATAACTGACCAGCCTGTGCTGTAGTTACAGACGGTGCGTCAGCATTCTGGCCACGGTCGATCCTTCCCTCTCCTGTCAGGGAGGCAACCGCCCAACAGGTGTTCCACTGCCACCGGTCGAATTCAATAAAACTATATTTCATTTACACGGCTGTGCGTGTGCTGTACCAGGACACTGCTCCAGCCCATCCTGTAAACAACTGCAACAGCAGGTCGCCCTGTCTGTCCTTCTGAAGATGACCTCATATTTTGCGCCTGCGGCATGCAGACTGGGTGGGATttcaaacacattaaaaaatttaCTGGGACAAGTATCTTTGTTAGTTTCTCCCAGTGTGAAAAGTCTATTGGTAATCATAATTATCTCTTCAATATAATGTACTTCATGAATTTTGTTCTTTATAAAGTGTATATACTGGCACATACTCCAAAGCAGACTATATCAAACCATTTCCTGACATTCACATCAGTCAGCGTTGCATGCACTGTATACttggtcattttgacatatcaGGAACATTGTTCTTTCATAGTTTTACCATGTCAGGCTACGTGTAAAGTGTCTATCCTTATATTTTCAGCTTTGGTGGATTTGGCGATATCTGTGATGACTGGTGATCACAAAAGTTTGACTTCACACTCCAAATACCAGAATTCCATTTGAAACAGTTCTTACCAGGTCTTACTAGGTAGCAattgtcattgtacccttgagcaagttacttatcctgcattgcttcagtgtatatccaactgtataaatggatgcaatgtaagtgttatgtaaaaagttgtgaaaGTCATTCTGGGTGTGTGCTATAGTACATGCTTGTAATGTAAAGCACatcatatgtttatttttcttagaagATAAGCCAGCAGTAACATATTTTGCGGAAATAAAACTGCCTAGAGGCAACCAACAATGTGCGTCATCACATTTGAGTACATGGCGTGATTGTCACACCCAGTGCAGTCAATGTAAAATAGCACATGGAGGAATAATTGCAGAACGCAAACATCTAATTgatatttcaacaaaaatttctacattttttaatatgaaaa contains:
- the tmem177 gene encoding transmembrane protein 177; this translates as MSFPFPKVTVLVQKYRTGLLIAGCGAVFSANILYHAFPENAFKKVYQAWSKGEPTDLSEKLQNTFQQVLKDLGVSSPKKYNAFAAFGFQPVGAGVPWMPSGAQIGIPANFNSTLDDFTGITNRVILINGKEVEWDSNSGTALKDALLFSSQAQKFAVAREVARLENGGPLLNATVAPACLAGVCVYGVALKQIFNLYSGPALLRGVVNVFALGLGAVSYLLTTDAVNQWLDYSSDRKAASISQDYAKGGVEFYDKIISRNKTLRALMGQKGEEMYAPSGNLFPTSIFRMKHAPYTSRREGIASLLKEKA